The nucleotide window aacaaaaaaatatcaaattaaaaatttaataaaatcaaaactatGGACGTTGTTTTACAGCCGTGATTGCGCGTTCGTACTACAAAAACTAAAAGCGGTACAGTTTCAGATCTGTTCTAAACATTTACTActaataatttatgaaaaaaacaaaaaacaaactgcCCATCAAATGTAAAATAGTACAACCTATTTTAAAAAGGGACAGGTATTTTTACCAAAATTTATCACTGTCAGTAAGGGCTTAAAATCCTTGCAATTTATGCATCATCGATAATACCACTAGTAGTTCCCAGTATTTCCtagaataataaaatcaatcatGCATAAGAAATTAAGCTTCTAAGACATAACTCCCCATCCATAacataaaaaatttaataattacATAGCATCATACATTCGTTCGAAattgtttttgaatatttttttatacacataacaaatattgaaatagaaataaatatctacttagattctatttaaataattgcctgaaaatattttctaattaataaaaagGCGGAAGGCAAATTCAATTTCGAAGGCATTGTATAAGAAAATAACGAAAACTGCACCGCAACATGGGTATACGACCAATACACGGCATCATCACTTTTCAATTTAAGTTCTTCAAATAAAGGGGTGTCGACAATCAATCATCTTGTAAAACGATTTTTAGCTGCCTTTAAACCCAAATGTAGAGAAGTAATATCTAtgagtaagaaaaaaaacatcattaatTAAAAGGTAGATATATTTCCTAGATGATGTTGATAAATTACGCTACGTCCACACAAAGACATTGATTTGGCTTAGGTCTCGAATCCTCGTTCCCTTTGGGCTAGCCAACAGGATTTTTGAGAGCTGTTGTCTCCCCTGGGTCAACAGAACTGGACTCGATACTCAATTCATCAGTACAATTCCATGTTACCCCTAAACCTTGCTGATTAAGAGGACCCCTAAACCAGCAAGGTTAAGGGATCTCTAGAAGGAGTTTTGTGTGTTAGAAAACAttcaatagggtagtgtccagggtcgaaataatgaaataatatttagtccgctttttagataatcaaaaaatattggatacgtattttttctttttttaattaaacataaaatgacaaagataatacacttcaaaaattaggagtggggtccttttacgtcacagtgtcctgaaaattgtagcaacttgtgacgtcacactcaactttaacacgctatatcttaacaagttctgatccaatttaaaaaagaaaaaatacgtatcgcttaattttggacaatctacaagacggactaattattattttttaggaaactagcctattataAAACCATAAAAGAAAACAGAAGTACTAGGATTTTTTATCTCCCAACCTATGTAGACCATTGATTTCGAAGCCTGATCAAATGTTCAGATCAAAAACTGGTATCTCTGTGTTCTATATTAATATGCATTTATAGGTAACATTACGATTACTTGGTCATATCCATTACTTAGCGTTTGTGGAttatgagaaagccttcgattcggtggaaacatgggcggtacttgagtcactccagcgatgccatattgactatcggtacatcgaggtgttgaagtgtttgtataataacgccaccatgtcggtccgagtacaggagcatagcacgaagccgattccattgagaagaggcgtaagacagggggacgttatctccccgaaactgtttaccgccgcaatggaagacgccttcaagctcctggaatggcaaggacttggcatcaacatcaacggcgaatacatcactcaccttcggtttgccgacgacatcgtagtcatggcaaagtcgatggaggaactcagtatgatgctcgagggcctcgaccgagtttcacaacgggtgggcctgaaaatgaacatggacaagacgaaaattatgtcaaatgtccatgttcagcccaccccagtctctgttggaagctcggtactcgaagttgttgactcataaatctacctaggacaagtagtccaattaggtaggtccaacttcgagaaagaggtcaaccgccgaatccaaatCGGCTGGGCAGctttcgggaaactacgcaatgtcttttcgtccgacatacctcagtgcctcaagacgaaagtcttcaaccaatgtgtgttaccagtgatgacttacggcaccgaaacgtggtctctcactatcggcctcatctcaaagcttaaagtcgctcaacgagctatggagagggctatgctcggagtttctctacgtgatcgaatccgaaacgaggagatccgtagacgaaccaaagtcaccgatatagcccaccggattagcaagttgaagtggcaatgggcaggccatattgctcgcagagcagatggcagatggggccgaaaagtgctggagtggagaccacggactagcaagcgcagcgtaggacgtccaccaacgaggtggacagacgaccttataaaggtcgccggaagacgctggatgcaggtcgcttccaacaggtatctgtggagatcaaagggggaggcctatgttcagcagtggacgtcctatggctgagatgatgatgatgatgatccatTACTTACATCACAGGAGTTTCCTTATTCATTAAACCTGAGAATTTTGAATTGAATCAGATTTACTTCTTCTTTTGtctgaaaatgtaaatataaacagTGTAAAGCAAGGCGCAACATATAATTTTCAAGCTATGAAGAAAGGTGCACAGCAGAAAAAAGCTacgcaaaatattaatttccctATTCCTTTTAAACGTTCTTTGAAGTCAGTTTctgttttttgaaaaaaaaaacatattttttgcttttcagtttcaCAAATTCGAGAATTGCCCTCGATTTGATATGTCAAATCtgtaaagttattattatttatttatttctcaggaTACCCATCATTAGATCCTGACTTCATAACAATGACACCAACATGGCAAGAAACACATTTTCAATTGGTCCTACCTTCAAGAAATCGATTACCTAACGTACATACAATAAAAACAGTCAAGTTAACCCCTTTTTGGGAttcgattttaatttaaaaatacttacgcaGCCAACATTTCTTTAATAGTTTTCACTTTGACCCCGGAGCTTGATTTAGGATATTTATACAATTCTGGTGTGTAGCAACAATACTTAGTATCGTACACGTTATCTTCGACGAACTTATATACATCTTTCGGTTTAGGATAAACCCCCGCGAGTTCTGTTAGCAAAAATAGTTCATATAATACTACGTAGTAACTacctattatagtaatctgtgatgaTATCACAAAATTACGGCAACCAGTCTTGAGCTTTTTGAAAGAAAAGCATCAAGCTCAAGTAACAAAACTATGTATGAGGAGAAGTTTTTTAATGCAGCTAGCAGTGAGAATTCTATAACTATAGGAAACTCGCCTGTGTGTTACAAATGGGCTTGGAAAAAAGGAAATTCAATTCATACATACTTAATTTATAAGCCTCTTCTATGACGAATTCGGCAATTTTATAAGACAAACAGCGGATGTCACTGAGCGGTGGATAGATTCGTCCTACCGCCAAATCATCGTCAGTAACGTTCTCTGCTAAACTCTGTAATATTAGAAATGAAGTGTCAAAAGCAATAGTTACCTAGGTACGTATGTGGAAAGCGTCGGTAAGAACTATTGatgcattaaataaaacacggaCAGCCTTATAAGTTAATTCTTCAGTAATGTCTGATACAGCTGAGATTTGAAATGGATCCCAAACAATTACCAGATACCAAAGACAGGAAATTACAGACACAAAAGAGaacatttaacaaaaaaaggttCGTAATCACAAATTAGTTACCTTAGCAGCTGCTAAAAACATGATGTCAGGAACGTGATGCGCGTAACAAAGAAGTGCTCCCAGCGCTACTCCAGGGAATATGTAGGAATTGTTGCCCTGACCCGTGAGGTACTCCTTGCCTCCATACTTTACTGGAGGGAAGGGAGAACCAGACGCATATATGCATCgaccctaaaaaataataattacagtttttattttaaccttTCATTACATCTTAAGattgtaatgttttttattaaacaacTACTCAGCGACCcactccggcttcgcacgggataacagtatttccccactatttaatgtatgctattaatgttattatatgTTTTGACGATTTAGGCGttcaaagggacatagggatatagggacacgGACAGAAAAACGACTTTGTTTAAAACTACATATGAAGTGATACCTCTGTGTTGTCATAAGCTTCTTGCGCTGTACACTCTGCTTTAATCGTAGGATTCGAAAGCGCGTAAATTTGCGGTCTTTCCGTATTCTGAGCCATTTGCTTCAATATTTCCGGTGTGAAAGCGCCAGCCATTGTTGACACACCTTAAAACCACATATTTATAGTCCAATAAGCAAAAGTATATATGCTGAACTGCTCGAAAGGACACCATATCATGACACCATATTGAGAATAAAATTGCCTATTAGATTAaggataaattgaaaaaaatatcctgAAATAACTTGTTAAATAAATTCTGCTAGCACGTACCTATAAGGCAAGTAGGTTTCAAGGTCTTAATGAAACCTGCGAAGTCTTTCGATGGTTCCATGTCTTTTCCGTACTGTTTAGCGTGCGCTGGTACTCCACCCTTGCGTTTTGTCGATAGAAGTCCATCGATATCAAACAAGTAAATTTTCTTCGCTGATTCTTCTTTAGAAACACCTTCCTCTTTCATCGCATCGCATAGTAAATTTGCAATGCCAACGCCTGCCTAaggttttttatatattatataattataagttTCATTGTAGTAGGTTTCAGAAGGTACCCCGTTGCCCTAATATACTTTTGTACGGGTATGCACGTGTTTTAGCATGATTTTTAAGGCACAATGATACTTAGCAATAATGTCTTGAAATTTTTTCTAGGCATAGTATTAGTTTGCATACTTTTTTAGCCAAAATGACTTTTCgcataatccttactaatatcatcatctcccgagcctaaCTAATATTGGAATGATTTTCTTCATTATACTTACAGAGCCGGCTCCaaggaacaaataaatatgGTCTTTAAGTGCCTTCTTAGTAATTCTTTTAGCAGCTAACATTCCCGCTACAATGACGCCCGCAGTGCCTTGAATATCGTCATTGAAAGTGCAATAGTCATTCTTATATTTATCCAACAAGCGGCAAGCATTTGCAAGCGCAAAGTCTTCAAACTGTCAACAAATAAGAAACAATAACTTTGCATTTAtttccttaaatattttaacgccTAAAAAGGTCTTATACTTGCACGACTTACTTACTTATgctacttacttacttacttatgcACGACTTACTTGAATGAGCACGTTGTGCGAGTATCTATGCGTACACGCGTCCATGAACTCTTGGATAAAGTCGTCGTATGCCTGACCTCTCACTCGCTTCTCTCTCAACCCTATGTACAGCGGATCTTCCAGCAACGTCTAAAAATATTTGGACCACGGTTTTGgtacatttaattcaatttttaatcaAAGACTTTGCAGTTCAAGATTGTTAGTGCTTACCTGGTTATTGGTGCCGACGTCCAAAGTGATTGGTAAGCACTGTCCGGGATGTACCCCTGCTAAAGCAGTGTACAAGCATAATTTACCAATGGGTATGCCCATACCATAGGCGCCCAAGTCTCCTAGACCCAAAATTCTCTCTCCATCGGTAACAACGATAGCGCGAATACCTGGCTCGGGCCTGAAAGTGTAACACAAAATCTTAACACCGGGCATTTTATAATAAGCCTTAGGTATCATAAAAAGTGTAATCAgtgttaaaatatttgattcgaTTACTATATACATATAGATTCGTTACTAGCCAGTTACTTGAAAATGATAAACAGAATCTTACCAATTCctaagaattttattaattcGCCCTTTATCGTGTATATTTATGAAGAGCCCTCTTGGTCTCTTGTACACCAGACCGAATCTTTGACATGCCAACCCTACAGTAGGGGTGTACACTAGAGGTAAATATTTCTCAACGTCTGAACATAGCAAGTCGAAAAATAATTTCTCATTTGTatcctgaaataaaattaaggccatcttttgtaacttttaaacaagtttttaattaggtaaatgAAAGCACAAAATACAtataggtcatcatcatctacaGAACCTTTTTCCagcatgttggggtcgacttccagtctaaccggatacagctaagaaccagtgttttacaaggagcgactgcctatctgacctcctcaacccagttactctggtaagactggtgtcaaacttactggcttctgactagccgcaacgactgccaaggatgttaagtGACAGCCAACAACGAAATAGAGATTATATATTCAATTAACGCtaaatttaagaaaatgttGATAATATTTAATGGCGTCTCTAAAATATGAAGAGAAGAAGTGAAAAAATGTTCTTTATTTTACCAATAACTCCGACAAATACAGATAtttgttcatattatttttatatctgtcCACGGAGTAAGTAGCTATTGCTAACTGTTCTTCCTGCGTCTTGACATTACCGGCCAGCAGTCCCTGAATGCCGAGCGCTTGCCGCTCTTGCAACGTGAATCCTTgaccctaaaaaaatatttatccaaaAACACAACTTTTAAACTATAAAGAAAGGCGTATCGTTAGTAGGTAACTATCCTAAGTAAATTGCCTTTTAATATGGTTTGCCTTGGTGATTTGTACTAAGCTCGTGCTCCTATATATTATCGTCATATAGGTAAACTGTGGTACAATTCAAGACAGTTGGGTAAAGACTGC belongs to Helicoverpa zea isolate HzStark_Cry1AcR chromosome 11, ilHelZeax1.1, whole genome shotgun sequence and includes:
- the LOC124634681 gene encoding NADP-dependent malic enzyme-like — protein: MSTEPFFFNFAFLRGLILNRLAKSIYSFRKPPILIKFRTRTDDSCCPNTWRGVDYLRWPHLNKGQGFTLQERQALGIQGLLAGNVKTQEEQLAIATYSVDRYKNNMNKYLYLSELLDTNEKLFFDLLCSDVEKYLPLVYTPTVGLACQRFGLVYKRPRGLFINIHDKGRINKILRNWPEPGIRAIVVTDGERILGLGDLGAYGMGIPIGKLCLYTALAGVHPGQCLPITLDVGTNNQTLLEDPLYIGLREKRVRGQAYDDFIQEFMDACTHRYSHNVLIQFEDFALANACRLLDKYKNDYCTFNDDIQGTAGVIVAGMLAAKRITKKALKDHIYLFLGAGSAGVGIANLLCDAMKEEGVSKEESAKKIYLFDIDGLLSTKRKGGVPAHAKQYGKDMEPSKDFAGFIKTLKPTCLIGVSTMAGAFTPEILKQMAQNTERPQIYALSNPTIKAECTAQEAYDNTEGRCIYASGSPFPPVKYGGKEYLTGQGNNSYIFPGVALGALLCYAHHVPDIMFLAAAKSLAENVTDDDLAVGRIYPPLSDIRCLSYKIAEFVIEEAYKLKLAGVYPKPKDVYKFVEDNVYDTKYCCYTPELYKYPKSSSGVKVKTIKEMLAA